The Arachis ipaensis cultivar K30076 chromosome B07, Araip1.1, whole genome shotgun sequence genome includes a window with the following:
- the LOC110264436 gene encoding uncharacterized protein LOC110264436 gives MDWCRQLSYVASRRQERFYLVRDTVMSLIEDFKIEDEQEKQVGAEADYSDGIFPKNPQNCRSKCRPDEKVKRKPQRCSICRMEGHNKKSCPLAKDIQQQTNATSYGINRNHVEEGLDADAEMEFWASDLEEDYEEQEFWAGDSDASADMELSEEFSM, from the exons ATGGATTGGTGTCGGCAGTTGTCCTATGTCGCTAGTCGAAGGCAGGAGAGATTCTACCTTGTTCGAGATACTGTTATGAGCCTAATCGAAGATTTCAAGATTGAAGATGAACAAGAAAAGCAAGTTGGTGCTGAAGCTGATTATTCAGATGGTATTTTTCCTAAGAATCCACAAAATTGTAGGTCTAAGTGTCGTCCTGATGAGAAGGTAAAACGAAAACCACAACGATGTAGTATTTGTCGCATGGAAGGGCACAATAAAAAATCTTGTCCATTGGCAAAGGACATTCAGCAGCAGACCAATGCAACTTCTTATGGTATAAATAGGAACCATGTTGAGGAAGGTTTGGATGCAGATGCAGAAATG GAATTTTGGGCATCTGATCTTgaagaagattatgaagaacaagagttttggGCAGGAGATTCTGATGCAAGTGCCGACATGGAACTTAGTGAAGAGTTCTCGATGTAg
- the LOC107606337 gene encoding branched-chain-amino-acid aminotransferase 2, chloroplastic isoform X1, producing MIRRALCFPSFIRKSLLIPPVISPYSNSSSKIGAYNGYASQTSSLEVPDSAPYRENDEYADVDWDNLGFGLMPTDYMYVNKCGAGQHFGHGQLNPYGNIHLSPSAAVLNYGQGLFEGTKAYRKENGQLLLFRPEQNAIRMKSGAQRMCMEAPSVDQFVNALKQTALANKRWVPPPGKGSLYLRPLLIGSGAVLGLAPAPEYTFLIYASPVRNYFKVIHQLYYFLVLTITSIFRIKFYMYVLILVEQEGSAPLNLYVEENFDRASRRGTGSVKTISNYAPVLMAQLRAKKNGFSDVLYLDSATKKNLEEVSSCNIFIAKGRCISTPGTNGTILAGITRKSVIELARDHGYEVQERAVAVDELMEADEVFCTGTAVGVAPVGAITYQNTRMEYKTGSGTICQELYNTLLGIQTGAIEDKKGWIIEIG from the exons ATGATTCGAAGAGCTCTATGCTTCCCCAGTTTCATCAGGAAATCGCTGCTTATTCCACCCGTTATTTCTCCTTATTCTAATTCTTCCTCCAAG ATCGGAGCTTACAATGGGTATGCATCTCAGACGTCTTCTCTTGAAGTTCCGGACTCGGCACCTTACAG GGAAAATGATGAGTATGCTGATGTGGACTGGGATAACCTTGGATTTGGACTAATGCCAACTGATTACATGTATGTAAACAAATGTGGTGCGGGGCAGCATTTTGGACATGGACAACTCAATCCTTATGGCAACATTCACCTTAGCCCATCAGCTGCTGTCTTAAATTATGGCCAG GGGTTATTCGAAGGCACGAAAGCATACAGAAAAGAGAACGGGCAGCTGCTTCTGTTCCGTCCAGAACAAAATGCCATTCGGATGAAGAGTGGCGCACAAAGAATGTGCATGGAAGCCCCTTCCGTTGACCAATTTGTCAACGCTTTGAAACAAACTGCTTTGGCTAATAAGCGCTGG GTTCCTCCTCCGGGGAAAGGATCGTTGTACCTTAGGCCTCTGCTTATAGGAAGCGGTGCGGTTTTGGGTTTGGCTCCAGCACCTGAATACACTTTCCTCATATATGCTTCCCCTGTCCGCAACTATTTCAAAGTCATTCATCAACTCTACTACTTCTTAGTTCTTACAATTACTTCAATATTCCGAATAAAATTTTATATGTATGTATTAATATTGGTTGAGCAGGAGGGCTCTGCACCACTCAACTTGTACGTGGAGGAGAATTTTGATCGTGCTTCTCGCCGCGGCACCGGCAGCGTTAAAACCATTTCTAATTATGCCCCT GTATTGATGGCGCAACTTAGAGCCAAGAAGAATGGATTTTCGGATGTGTTGTATCTGGACTCAGCCACCAAGAAGAATCTAGAGGAGGTTTCTTCTTGTAACATTTTTATTGCCAAG GGAAGATGCATCTCAACACCTGGTACTAATGGAACCATTCTTGCTGGAATCACGAGAAAAAGCGTCATTGAACTTGCCCGTGATCACGGCTATGAGGTACAAGAGCGTGCTGTAGCTGTGGATGAATTAATGGAGGCTGATGAGGTTTTCTGCACGGGAACTGCTGTTGGTGTTGCTCCAGTCGGAGCCATCACATACCAAAATACAAG GATGGAATATAAAACGGGCTCTGGAACTATTTGTCAAGAGCTGTATAATACCCTTTTGGGAATTCAAACGGGTGCTATTGAAGATAAGAAGGGATGGATCATTGAAATTGGGTGA
- the LOC107606337 gene encoding branched-chain-amino-acid aminotransferase 2, chloroplastic isoform X2, protein MIRRALCFPSFIRKSLLIPPVISPYSNSSSKIGAYNGYASQTSSLEVPDSAPYRENDEYADVDWDNLGFGLMPTDYMYVNKCGAGQHFGHGQLNPYGNIHLSPSAAVLNYGQGLFEGTKAYRKENGQLLLFRPEQNAIRMKSGAQRMCMEAPSVDQFVNALKQTALANKRWVPPPGKGSLYLRPLLIGSGAVLGLAPAPEYTFLIYASPVRNYFKEGSAPLNLYVEENFDRASRRGTGSVKTISNYAPVLMAQLRAKKNGFSDVLYLDSATKKNLEEVSSCNIFIAKGRCISTPGTNGTILAGITRKSVIELARDHGYEVQERAVAVDELMEADEVFCTGTAVGVAPVGAITYQNTRMEYKTGSGTICQELYNTLLGIQTGAIEDKKGWIIEIG, encoded by the exons ATGATTCGAAGAGCTCTATGCTTCCCCAGTTTCATCAGGAAATCGCTGCTTATTCCACCCGTTATTTCTCCTTATTCTAATTCTTCCTCCAAG ATCGGAGCTTACAATGGGTATGCATCTCAGACGTCTTCTCTTGAAGTTCCGGACTCGGCACCTTACAG GGAAAATGATGAGTATGCTGATGTGGACTGGGATAACCTTGGATTTGGACTAATGCCAACTGATTACATGTATGTAAACAAATGTGGTGCGGGGCAGCATTTTGGACATGGACAACTCAATCCTTATGGCAACATTCACCTTAGCCCATCAGCTGCTGTCTTAAATTATGGCCAG GGGTTATTCGAAGGCACGAAAGCATACAGAAAAGAGAACGGGCAGCTGCTTCTGTTCCGTCCAGAACAAAATGCCATTCGGATGAAGAGTGGCGCACAAAGAATGTGCATGGAAGCCCCTTCCGTTGACCAATTTGTCAACGCTTTGAAACAAACTGCTTTGGCTAATAAGCGCTGG GTTCCTCCTCCGGGGAAAGGATCGTTGTACCTTAGGCCTCTGCTTATAGGAAGCGGTGCGGTTTTGGGTTTGGCTCCAGCACCTGAATACACTTTCCTCATATATGCTTCCCCTGTCCGCAACTATTTCAAA GAGGGCTCTGCACCACTCAACTTGTACGTGGAGGAGAATTTTGATCGTGCTTCTCGCCGCGGCACCGGCAGCGTTAAAACCATTTCTAATTATGCCCCT GTATTGATGGCGCAACTTAGAGCCAAGAAGAATGGATTTTCGGATGTGTTGTATCTGGACTCAGCCACCAAGAAGAATCTAGAGGAGGTTTCTTCTTGTAACATTTTTATTGCCAAG GGAAGATGCATCTCAACACCTGGTACTAATGGAACCATTCTTGCTGGAATCACGAGAAAAAGCGTCATTGAACTTGCCCGTGATCACGGCTATGAGGTACAAGAGCGTGCTGTAGCTGTGGATGAATTAATGGAGGCTGATGAGGTTTTCTGCACGGGAACTGCTGTTGGTGTTGCTCCAGTCGGAGCCATCACATACCAAAATACAAG GATGGAATATAAAACGGGCTCTGGAACTATTTGTCAAGAGCTGTATAATACCCTTTTGGGAATTCAAACGGGTGCTATTGAAGATAAGAAGGGATGGATCATTGAAATTGGGTGA
- the LOC107606338 gene encoding transcription factor RAX3 — MGRAPCCDKANVKKGPWSPEEDSKLKSYIEQHGTGGNWIALPQKIGLKRCGKSCRLRWLNYLRPNLKHGGFSEEEDNIICSLYVTIGSRWSVIAAQLPGRTDNDIKNYWNTKLKKKLLGKHRTNNNKEHHQQPRSRKQASTTNNTSVTGDFSSSSSSSATATYWSHMHMPMLPLPPPPPPLPPLPYAEDNNSNNEGPSFNDQDSLRKLLIKLGGRFSNNNFSEDYQPPPLDDGVIMNFHQFPSYEEEQIHCHHNIGSSSGCMNNNYPQRLDGLEFFYGEEMAVTNDEKIIETGGASNNNNTTLIYPPLHEDFSYRTPQ; from the exons ATGGGTAGGGCACCTTGCTGTGACAAAGCAAACGTGAAGAAAGGGCCATGGTCCCCAGAAGAAGATTCCAAACTCAAATCCTACATCGAACAACACGGCACTGGTGGCAACTGGATTGCTTTGCCCCAAAAGATCg GGCTTAAGCGATGTGGCAAGAGTTGCCGTCTGCGGTGGCTCAACTACCTTCGCCCTAATCTCAAGCACGGTGGCTTCTCCGAAGAAGAAGACAACATCATTTGCAGCCTCTATGttactattggaagcag GTGGTCGGTGATTGCAGCTCAGTTGCCTGGAAGAACAGACAACGACATAAAGAACTATTGGAACACCAAGCTCAAGAAGAAGCTTCTGGGAAAACACCGCACTAATAATAACAAAGAGCACCACCAACAACCACGTTCTAGAAAGCAAGCatcaacaaccaataatactaGTGTTACCGGggatttttcatcatcatcatcatcatctgctACTGCTACTTATTGGTCACACATGCATATGCCTATGCtgccactaccaccaccaccaccaccattaccACCGTTGCCATACGCAGAAGATAATAATAGTAACAATGAAGGGCCCAGTTTCAACGACCAAGACTCTCTCAGAAAACTTCTTATCAAGCTCGGAGGAAGATTCTCCAACAACAATTTTAGTGAGGATTATCAGCCACCACCACTTGATGATGGGGTCATCATGAATTTTCATCAATTcccttcttatgaagaagaacaAATTCATTGTCATCATAATATTGGTTCATCATCTGGTTGCATGAATAATAATTATCCACAAAGGTTAGATGGATTGGAGTTCTTTTACGGAGAGGAAATGGCTGTAACTAATGATGAGAAGATAATAGAAACTGGTGGTGCTTCTAATAATAATAACACCACACTGATTTATCCTCCTCTTCATGAAGATTTCAGCTACCGCACCCCGCAATAG